The following are from one region of the Mustela lutreola isolate mMusLut2 chromosome 7, mMusLut2.pri, whole genome shotgun sequence genome:
- the TMEM30B gene encoding cell cycle control protein 50B yields MTWSATARGAHQPDNTAFTQQRLPAWQPLLSASIALPLFFCAGLAFIGLGLGLFYSSYGIKELEYDYTGNPGTGNCSACALADQDRAPPLRCSCAWYFSLPELFPGPVYLYYELTNFYQNNRRYSVSRDDTQLSGLPSALRHPANECAPYQRRASGLPIAPCGAIANSLFNDSFSLWHQRQPGGPYVEVPLDRTGIAWWTDCHVKFRNPPLVNGSLALAFQGTAPPPNWPRPVYELSPDPNNTGFINQDFVVWMRTAALPTFRKLYARIRQGNYSTGLPRGTYLVNITYNYPVRAFGGHKLIIFSNISWMGGKNPFLGIAYLVVGSLCILMGFVMLVVYIRYQDQNDEDEDAE; encoded by the coding sequence ATGACCTGGAGCGCCACGGCCCGGGGCGCCCACCAGCCCGACAACACCGCGTTCACGCAGCAGCGTCTCCCCGCCTGGCAGCCGCTGCTGTCGGCCAGCATCGCGCTGCCGCTCTTCTTCTGCGCCGGCCTGGCCTTCAtcggcctgggcctgggcctcttCTACTCCTCCTACGGCATCAAGGAGCTCGAGTACGACTACACGGGCAACCCGGGCACCGGCAACTGCTCGGCGTGCGCCCTGGCCGACCAGGACCGCGCGCCGCCGCTTCGCTGCTCGTGCGCCTGGTACTTCTCGCTGCCGGAGCTCTTCCCGGGCCCCGTGTACCTCTACTACGAGCTGACCAACTTCTACCAGAACAACCGGCGCTACAGCGTGTCCCGCGACGACACGCAGCTGAGCGGGCTGCCGAGCGCGCTGCGCCACCCGGCCAACGAGTGCGCCCCCTACCAGCGCCGCGCCTCCGGCCTGCCCATCGCGCCCTGCGGCGCCATCGCTAACAGCCTCTTCAACGACTCCTTCTCGCTGTGGCACCAGCGCCAGCCCGGCGGACCGTACGTCGAGGTGCCGCTCGACCGCACCGGCATCGCCTGGTGGACCGACTGCCACGTCAAGTTCCGCAACCCGCCCCTGGTGAACGGCAGCCTGGCGCTTGCCTTCCAGGGCACCGCCCCGCCGCCCAACTGGCCCCGGCCGGTCTACGAGCTGAGCCCCGACCCGAACAACACCGGCTTCATCAACCAGGACTTCGTGGTGTGGATGCGCACGGCGGCGCTGCCCACGTTCCGCAAGCTGTACGCGCGCATCCGCCAGGGCAACTACTCCACCGGGCTGCCGCGCGGCACCTACCTCGTCAACATCACCTACAACTACCCGGTGCGCGCCTTCGGCGGCCACAAGCTCATCATCTTCAGCAACATCTCCTGGATGGGCGGCAAGAACCCCTTCCTGGGCATCGCCTACCTGGTCGTCGGCTCCCTCTGCATCCTCATGGGCTTTGTCATGCTGGTCGTCTACATTCGCTACCAGGACCAGAACGACGAGGATGAGGACGCAGAGTGA